Genomic DNA from Chaetodon auriga isolate fChaAug3 chromosome 18, fChaAug3.hap1, whole genome shotgun sequence:
tcttgattggttgattgagcccacctgtgctcaggaggagaggaggctgggcccAACCTGTTGGCCATGCCCTGCAGTAACTCAAGCCCCGTTTACATGTACACGGGTATTTTGAAAAATGGAGACATTTCTCTTCGTTTGTGCCCTTTGTTTACACGCAAACGCAAATTCTCCTCTGAACACGAAGAGCCAGTCCGCGTCACCGCCAGCATCGACGGCATACATACACGGGTTAGTGTAAacgaaaagttttctgaaaatggacacatgtgcacactgttatttttgaaaacggagagggtgaaatgtctGTTTATGAAAATAGCCGGCTATGTGTAAATGTAGTGACAGACTCAGACTTGAcggacaggggagagacagacacatagaAGCCCTCTTATAGCCAGAATAACACTCTGTCTTTGAAGCTCTTTCATTGTGCACTTTAAAACTGAGTTAAAGCCTTCGTTAAGCCCCTTAGATGTGATGGCCGCCAGATTTCTGAGGGTGTTCCTTCCTGCTTTCAGCATGCAGTGCACCCATTTCTTTGAAATCTCACCACTGACCCTCtggattttaaacatttttaccaCAAAAATTTAGAGGTTGCTTTCTCTCAGCTGATTTATTTTAGGAATAATTCTAATCTTTGACAACTTTcagtttctgtgcatgtcataGCACCGAAACTGCCGTCAGCAAAGATACAAGTAGTCTTTCACTCTACAGCTGATCCTAGAGATTGTTCGATATAAATCTTTCTTAATCTCAGCTCAACATTTGACACAgttgattgttttattttattcgCTCGTCTTGAAAAGTGCGTTGGCATCAGGGATGCTACCCTTGGCTGGTTCAGATCTTACTTGTCCAGACAAACTTGTTCAGTAGTGGTTGGTGCTATCTTTTCCTCTGTGGCCCCTCTGACTACTGGTGTTCCCCAAGGCTCCATCCTTGGTCCTCTGTTATTCtactgtatgcatgcatgttgcCACTGGGTCATATCATGCATAAATGATCATTGCTATACACACAAGTTTATGTCCAATTAAAAACCCTTCGAGAAGTCAGTTTTCATCAGTTATTATCCTGTCTATTATCATCTGACCGATATAGCTATTATCTGTCAGAAAGTGCTGGATTTCCCAAAATTTTCTGAAAtcattgttttgtctataaaTGCCAAAAATGAAGCCAGAAAAGTGGTTGTGAGGTCTCTCCTCTCTCGGCCTGATCTCAAGAAGGTCATTTGTGCCTTTTTCCCCGCTCAATGAAATTATTGTAACTCACTGTATTCAGGGTTAAGCACAGTTAAGCACCTTCAGCTGGCACAGAATGCAGCTGCTCAGCTTTTAACAAATACCAGAAGACAAGATCATCTCAGCCCTGTTTTAGCCTCTCTTCAGTGGTTACCAGTAAGttttaaaactgattttaaagTACTTCATGGTTTTGTTCCCAGTTATATTGTTGAAATGTTGCTCCCCTGTGAGCCAGAGCACAGCCTCAGATCTTCAGGCAGGGCTCTACAGGCTGTTCCTATGTCGTGGCCCAAAACTAAAGGTAAACTGAGCTTTTACAGTCAGAGCCCCTCAGCTCTGGATCTCCCTGCGTGAGGATGAGGCTTGAACAATCAGTgacatcttttttaaaaaagtttttttttattaatgctaCAACCACTCTGTTTAACTACCAACATGTCTTatctgtattattattatcatagtTGTTCTCTTCTTCATTGTTGGGAATTTTATCTCCTTTTTATTGTTGATTGTTAATTGAAGTGTCTGATTTTACTTGCCTCAGTCCTGAAATTTGAAACATGTAAAGCATCTTGcaattttgttttgaaaagtattattattattattattattattattattattattattattgtatgtcaagctgcactaatcaacatttttgtgtGGAATGTGAAAAGTGTTGTTTGTACTTATGAACTGAAAAAGAAATTATTAATGACTCGTCAGTCGTACAAAACTTTTTATCTTCTGTCttcagcaaaggaaaaaaaaacagctaaagaGACGGGTGTTCTGCTCAGGAGTTGGTGGCGACAAAAACCTAAGtgaaaaggagagtgaatattgagCTTCCCTTCATCAGGTGACCTAATGTTGCTCAAAGTCTGCTGGATGTCTATTTAGGAAACTCAACATATCATTTTCATGAGGTCATAGTATGtcagatgttgtgtttacagctcctcctgctgtgcCGAAGTGGCCAACAAATCAGTTAATACAGCTttaacacagagacatgagacTGATATCAATCTGCTATTCCTCAGAAGAaagcaaatgtgtgtttatgaaaatGCTGAAGTATTCACTCAAAGCAGTTTTGTACTGAGACCTTTTCTGAACCTGTTAATTAGTGTTTCTAAAATTGTCAAAAATTTTTGAGAAAATGTTACCATAATTACCAGTGTCTGACTGGTAACTGGTGCCTGACATCCATGCCATAATTACTAGGAAACGTGGCCTGATTTTACAGTGAACCGTTAATTGAAGAGATGAGATGTGCAAGTAATCTAAGATGTTGgatatcctgtgtgtgtgtatttttctttttcttttttttatactaGCAGTGTAGGCGATGAAAGGACTGGTTTTCCAGAGACTTCTCTCTATTGGCAAGCTGACATGGTGCTGATCTGGTGTGCTCAGCTCATCCTATGCACTACATTATTTTTGCTAAAAACAGCATCATCTCATGTGTGCTCAGTGATAGATAGAGCCATGTAAATATTTTTGGTAGATGAATAGCACTTGCCATATAATTAGATCCCAAAGCAACAATGATGTAAGACAGGAAGCCATCAACAGTCATCATCTCTCACTGACACAAATTAACATTCCACCTGAGTTCCCCTGTTAATGAGGGTTTAGATCAGGACATTGAATAATTATTATTGCCTCTGTATCCCAGACCTTTTGTCTACTGAGCAAAGATagaaaaaagcaacagaaaaaaaaacctagaTATGGGTCATGTTCAGTTCAAATCAGTTCAAAACTACCCATAGCCATGGGCTTTGCACACACAGGGATTTGTAAAACTAtttatatcatatcatatcCTCTTTTTTGTGGCATTTCAAAGAAATTTGTGTAAATGTTTATTAATTTATCCCAGACACAACAATATTACAAGCCACGGCGCAGATGTCCTTGTAGGACAATAAGTCCTCAAGGATCTGCCACTGAGTATAAACCATGGCCAGACATATTAGAGCATGAGTCAGTATATTACCTTAAAGCAACAGCTGCATTAATAAATAACTCAGATAAGAGTGTGGGATCGGTTGCCTTACTGCAGCGCTGTGTTTTTAAGTAGTGGTAGCATAGTCAAATCTGACATGATTTGTTTATTTGGGGATTAGATGTGCCCGGAGTGCTCTCTAAAATCTGGATTAAAGACGGATGTGCGTCACCAAGGAAGATTCTGTCTGATACATTATTCTTGGAAGTTATGACTGTTTTCAGTAAAGCTGTTTCTTTGCCATTGCTGTCTTTAGAAAACAAAGTGGAGGAGCTTGACAGTATTGTGGCCTCAAAACCTCAAATTCTGCAGAATCTTCAAAGCTATAAATAAGCACccatttaaatgtgtgaaagaCATACTTTATTTATGAAATTGCTCTGAAAGCATTACATTCTGAACATTTCTGAAGATGAAGGTAGAAGTGATGTTGGTTTGGAAGCTGACGGATCTACGAGTGTGCTtgtctttcttgttttgttttttgtactaAGAAACCATCCGACTTAATGTAGTGACAATTTTGTTTCAAAATACTCACCAttaaagaaattaagaaaaatcacattttgttttggcaAATGAATGCTGCCATGAAGCTAAAGAGCATTATTGGTGACTGAGAAGAGTTTGGCCTTTTACCAAACTGCACCTTTTCATTGAGTATCAATCAATACTACTCTGATATCACATCATATCTGTGCAGTAAGTTTGTAGCTAGAGCCAAGAGGTGGTTAGGCTAGCttggcataaagactggaatcagGGGAATACGGCGAGCCTTGCTTGGTTCCAGATCCCTAAATCTCCTCATATTTGTTTGCCGGGTCAAATAGTTCTGGTGGTGTGTGCACTGACTGGTGCTTCCAATGCGGATATGGACCTTATCTTCCTACATAGCTAGCCAGCGACTGCGCTATATTCATGAAAATAGCGACTGAAAATGATGACGAGCGGATAAGATCAACACAGCTTTCCGGGTTGTTGTAAGTCCAAATGACATTGGCAGGATGGATATGTAATCCCTCCTGATTGGTTAGGGTAAAACTAATTAAAATAAACCCCCTCCCAAAGAGAAACATTTCGTGTACACAATGTCGAGCTGAAttagagaaatgaaaagaaatggacAGGCTACAGTCTCTCTCCAAGTTTCTTCATGCTTCTGTTTAAACAGCAAGTACTGATTAATCAAGATAAAACATGTTATATATTCAGCTTCGCAGGTGCTGTTGGCATGTTTTTGAACTTTGTACAGAactaggctagctgtttccccctgcttccagtctttatgctatgctatgctaagctaagctaactgcctcctGGGTCCTGTCCTGTACCAAATGTACACAGACATGAAATTGatatcaattttctcatctaactcttagcAAGAAAGTTAATAATCTTATCTCCCAAAATGTACACCTGTTTCTTGGATATGGAACATTTCTGAGGGTAGAATCTGCTTTTGAAATACTGACTTGTTAACCAGAATTATGGAATGAAAATGCATCAGCTGTAATGTGTAATCACATTGTGGCCAACATAGGTAGAGTTTCTAGCTTACTATTTACTCACATGATTAAATGCTATACTGGATGGAAAACTGCTTAGAAAACCCCAATGTCCTGTAACTATGCAGTCACTCATGAtactcaaacaaacaaatttaaaaagaaaaaaaaaacagcctttaaaCTATGTTGATGTATAAAAAATGTTCACTTAAGGCGGTTCAAGTCGGTTACATCACTGATAAAGCTTTCCATGGTTTTCAGTCCTTTCTGAAAAATATACAACCGTAAAGATACAGTATTGCACATCTGCAGCATGCATCAAGCAGTTCTGTACAAGCCCTGTTTTGTGTATCTTTGCCAACTTAAGGTATAATGGCACATGGATCTATTGCTGcactaaaaataatgaataaatattaaataaaaaaaaaaaaactcagtgaATGAACAAGCCCATACATAAATAAGCAAAGACTGCCACAACTGTGGTGTATGGTGCTTTAAAACCCATAAAGTAGCAAGATCCTGTTTTGTCCTGGCTTTACAAGTTACTTCAGTCTAGTTAATGTCAATCGTAGTCTATGAGTAATACAGGGCAGCAGGATTTACTGTCACTTTAATTGAAATGTTGTCATTGCAGCCAGAGTGCTGTTAAGGGAAGAAAGACTGGTATTTAGCTCACTTACTGCCTCATTAGCCATCTGCTCTGGACACATTCAGTTGTGACTCAGTTGCAGAGGTTATAGAGCCAATAGCAGCCAAATTATATGTTCTTATTATTTTGACAGTTGGatcatgaaaacagagaacTTCAGAGAAGAAAGTGTTATTTAGGGGAGTCTAGGCAGGGGCTGGTTGCACAAAGATTTGTAAGATGTGACACAGATCGAACTGTCCAACTTCAGATAGGCATGCAGCGTAAGTTCTTAGTTGTACATAGCTTTCTTGACAATGTGGAAGCTCTGCCAATCAATATATTCTATTTCGACCTGCCAAGATGCAAATGGCAGAGACACAGTTAGCAATTAGCtgatgaacatagtggagcgtttagcagcttAAGGAGACAAAAGGGTTTGAAAGTCAATTTCCAAAAATACCTACACTTAAATCAGAATATTTCTTCATGTTGTGAAATACGTTACATGGTAATTCATCTTCAGAATTCAGTTCCAAGTGTGCCAgagaaaaatgtgtaaatggTAAGGGAGGGACATAAAATGTTAATACTAGAGTCAATATTAAAGTTAACacaaaaatgattgaaataaGATGCCAACAAACAAGTTGTTGGCTTTAAAAGAGctttaaaacataataaaatatGGTAGGCAATCacctctgtcttgttttttttatttttgtacatcATTTAGACTAGTCTAAAAGCAAAACTTGTGCAACCAGCCCGAAAAATGTTGTTGCAGTATGAACTTGTGATATGATTATGtaaaggaggagaagctgagtcCAGTCCGACGGTTGCTTGGGAGCCAGAATTGGAGATATTCACAGCCAGAAGCCTCTGACCTCTATCTTGCCAAACTCATTGTCCCACCTGAATATGCAGAGTGGAAACAACTTTATATCTCTTCTAAGATCAAAAGTCATGTGGCTTTTTCTTCATTGCTACAGTTTAGGCTCAAATGCGCTCGCTCAGCAGTACACACACCAATAGATCAGGTTAAACAGGATGTAGGCCCCAGGGAAGATCATGCGAGAGTAGGTGTCGATAGCGTGGGTGTTGTGGATGATCCGGAAGCCACGGATGCCCTTTTTCTTGGTCCCTGTAGGCTCGTCCAGGGAGAGATGCACCACCAttctctcctgtttttctgATGTATCCTCAGCCGCCATGGAGGCCCTTGTGTACCCTGCCAGGCTGTTGGCATCTGCCTCGCTGTATGTACCATCCAGCATCATGGTCCTGGCGTGGGACATGCCACAGGTGCAGGGGAGCGTCTGGGACtggaaaaagggaggaaaaaaatcaggatTGAATGAAAAGTGGAAAGCCCCATTATGAGATTAATGTGATTTCTGAAAAGGTGTCTGTACCTGTTCCCTGACTTTTTCTCTCAGCTTGCGGTCTTTCCCATCCCTCACTGTTGTCAGGTAGTTGACAGCAGCATATTcaagcacagacaggaagacaaagacgAAGCTGACCCAGAGGTAAATATCCACAGCTTTGATGTAGGAGACCCTGGGCATGGAGGCGTTGACTCCAGTGATGATGGTGGACATGGTGAGCACTGTGGTTATACCTGAAGCACAGAGAATATCCACCCTTAATATTAGCGTGACAGTCGAGAAGGATTTTGGGACACATGAATAAGATTCCTTCTATCTCTATTCattctatctctgtctgtccagtaCAGAGATTGCTCTGGAACTTATAGGACAAAAACTAGAAACTGGGGGAACTTAAATGTTTTTTGGCTTTAGTGAGCGTTTCCCAGAAAGACATCAATAAAGAAGATGtgtgaacattttcattcacttgTAGGTGCAGAGCACAGTGATAGTAGATGAGGCTCAGACTGTGTTCCAGTTGAGTTGCCCCTGAATTTACTCACCATATCTTTAGCTGCATTTTTCAAGTCCACCACTTTTGCTTCAGAAATTTACAACAAAATAAGGTTGATGATATTGGTAGTGCAGCAAAACTCCATATTAGCTTATGTTTTGGACAAAAAGTAATATTCCTCATTTCTGTGAAGTAGTTCATGCAGAGTAACCATTTTTGCCTCTCCATACACTGTTGGGGTTAGGTTATTTTTTAGTGTAGGTTTCGGTACAGGTCTGATGTATCAAACCTAGCAACCTCACTGTGGCAACAAGACTGCAGGATGCTGCACATAGTCACCACACCTGCCGGTTGTTCATCAGGAAACAGCTCCAGCCTGTACAGTGTTGCCAACTATTTTCAATGCATGGCAACTGTATCCTGTTAGATGTTGCTAGATTAGACTGGATTAAATTAACTCTCATTAGCTTTGTCATTACCTATTATTATGTTGCAAGCTACTCTCATCTGATCACTGTGAATCTAAGTCTACTTCTAACTTTAAAACCTGTTCATGAAGCCTCTTGTATAGACTGTGGAAGTGAAGTGTCATGAATGCAGAGGATCCACATACAATACGATGCTGTAAACTCTGTGTATAAAAGAGtgttaaagagaaaataaacttAAATACTCAAGTTATTCACTGAGAAATACTGGTGACTCTCTTCAAAAGAGAAGAGATAAAGTCTTGTCTAAAAGTCATTCGATTTGTCACTGGGCTTTGAAAGAAAGTCACAAAAAATTGCTAACCTCTGAGTTGGCCCCGACACCACAAATTGTGGTTTTACTTTGGGTTAGTGTATGTATTAAATAAGCAAGATTCATTgtattaattagtgagctttagagttgGTTGATACTAATAATTTTTAGACAGAGCCAAGAGCCTTTAtactaagctaggctaaccacgcCCCGCCAGCTCTGTATTGAGTGCAGAAAAGAAACTGATACTGGAACAAAAAGCAAATTTACCAAAATGTAGTGCTTTCCTTTAACAATCTGATTCCCTTTGGAGTTTTCATATGCTAGCATTATGCTCTGAGGTCAACAGGCAGGATGGTGATTGTGTTCCGTATCTTTTTACCCAATGAGACTCTGGCAGGGACGGCCCTGCGGTCGATCCAGAAGGACACCCAGGACAGCATGACCATCAGAGTGGCAGGGAAGTAggtctgcagcaggaaaaagaagATGTGACGCCGCAGAGTGAAGTTGATGTACAGACGATTGTACCAGcctggaaacagagaagaagtaAAATATAGCGTTGTGTCTGCAAACTATTTTATGTGTCAGAGATAAAACAAAGGACTGGTGTGCTAAAATGGCATGATAAACACAGAACCAGGTGAAATTAACAGCTAATGACATAGAAATGCTTGAAATCTTGAGAGGAATATAACCAAACCAAAACCcatggacaaacaaaacaacagctgaataTAAAagagataattaaaaaaatgacagcagagcaTACTAAGGTAGAAAATGGCACAATAACAATGTGAGGGAATtatatgaaatatattaaaacagACCAGTGGTGTGTTCAAGCTCCAATGTGACAGAAACATTTCTCAGAGAAACAGCTTTCCGTCTCATCTCATTGGTTGAGTAACCCCAGAGGGCAAAGCCAAACAATTATTTTCTGAGAGAACAGCATTTACTGTTTCCCACCTTTAATGGCACTGTTTTCTATCTTTGATTACTGTTGTCAGTGTGGTCTGCTGATCGCGGTGAGTAACCAGGACATTGTTCCTGTATAGGCTTCAAAATCCCTCAGTGAAAAAGTCATTTAACTCCATTATATTGAGACGGGGCCCTGAGCTGTTTTGATTTGAaattttaactttaattaaaacattGGAAAAAATAGATATATAACCTGTAATAACCTGTTCAAATTCACAATTGAGTAATGAGCACCAGTTACCCTGACCTGTTGCTAGAGTAGTGAACTAAGCTATAGCTCTATTTCACAGCAggcattttgacttgtcactGTAGGCAAAGCACAGGCGGTACTAATCAAATTAATGATgtctctgttctattcaagtgtccaaGTTTACACCTGGGCTTTCCTATTGggaaatgtcaaaatatctgAAGTGAAAAGGGTCTATTGTTCTTTGGCTAACTCAAAATGGAGAAAACTAGCGAGCTGTGCTGAATGGATAATCAAACCATCTGACAAGTAATGTGTGGAAGTATTTGGATTCAATACCATAGATGGAAAAACTGGGATGAAGgctgtttgctgactttgtAAATGCAACTGCTTTAGCAGTAATGTTTGTCACTCAGACATCAGAGGCATAGTGGCAAAAGGAAAAGATTTCATTCTGCAAGGGAGTTTAAGCATAAGGTTGTGTTTACTATTTCTATTTTAAAATTAATACTAATTCATTTGGATTGGTTTGACTGTAAGTGACAGTCTTAATATGGAGAGGAGTGTCAAACATTGGCAGTGGCAAGGATTTCAAATCCTTGGCAATGTTAAAATGACTTTACCTTatacagaggaagaaaagtaaCGACATCATACTAATTCTCAGATCTCTGCATCAATTCTCAGGCGGGAGTCAAAACCACTTGAGTCAGAGACAAGTCCCACATAATAGAACAAACATCTCAAAATAGAGGCTGGACCTGAATAGTACAGGCCTGCTTCCAGTGTGTCATTCAGTGGAGTAGAAAGTGCCACTGCTTGTTCAGAATCAAAGTATTTGTGTGACTATCTTTAAAATATGAAGCCTCAGCTAACCTTTAAACTGAGTCCAGACTTAACAAGAAAAATCAGCAGAGAAGACTTGCCCAAACTAAATCCGGGTTAAAATCATTTATGTACTCATCAGTATTTACCCTGCTCTTCCATCATGAGATACCTTCTATTAATGTaagtctctcttttttaaaccTTCTAATTTCATTATGGGAAGTGCTTTGAAATGCCCTTGTGTATAAACTTTGCTAAATAAATGGACTTTCCTTGCTGTCTTGCTTTGTGGTTCTTTGGCTTGTTTCACTGAGGTTCAACGTGATCACTTCGGACTCTGTAATATCAGGGCCTGATGACCTGTCAGCAGGCCTCAGGGCAAAAAAGGGAACTAGGGATCCCCACTGATTCCCCAAGTGTTCTTGATTAAATGTAAGTTATTCAAAAATATGCACCATGTGAGCATAATGTCAACTGACATTTCAATGTATTTGACATGGGACCCCTGGATAATACTAGAGCTCAGGATTAGGCTCAAATGTTTGAGTCACATTAAGGTCCATTGCATTTCAGTTTACATTGATCAATGTAACAAATTACTCCATACTAATTGTCACACAGTGAACCTGAAGCATTTGGGGCTTTGGGGTAATGCAGCCTTAAGGAAAACATCAATGTAAAACTCTACTGTGTTTGTTCAGCCAGTCTACCTGTGCTGCTGTAGAAAGCCAGTCTGGAGGTAGTGTGAAACTTCTGGATGAGGAACTGAGACAGAGAAATCCTGTCATCGGTGCTCAGAGACTCATCACCGCTTTTCCAATACAGCATCAGGTCTTCGTCTGTGTAAGCATCTGAAGGACAGAGCGCATGAATGTTTGTATATATTAGTTACATTAGTTTCAATATCAGTAGAGGATCTGTCTTTGATCTCTGTTaagactgaaaaacactttcaaaaatTCAGCAAATTCTCAAATAAAAGCCAATATTCAACTGCTAAGACTCCAATGACTGCCAAACAAATAAAGGAGTCGTGACTAAAGAACTGCAAAAAATATGTCGATGTAGTCGTATATGGGTATctactgtgtgtatatgtttgcatgcttatatatacacatatattcaTACTCACCACTCCACtctgaatgaaagaatgaattGAAGGACAGTGTGCAAGcatctttgcattttttaattcaaattaaaGCCTTCCAGAAATGGGAGGAATGATGCTCTTAATAGGGCTGGAGGGCTTtcaatgtgaaatatttgcaCAGAACTTCTCAGTTTATTGCTGATATCTTAACAGTGACCAAAAAATTACAAGACTGATATTACTGCAAACAATTAGTGAGTTAAAACTGCTTCTGAAGAAGAGATGTAATCAAAGATAATGTAATGAAGTGAAAATActgacatgaaaaaataatgcaaTTAACAACAACTGTTGTTCTGCAAACCTGATTGATAAATAGCAGTACATTATGATAAAATAGTAATAAATAATAGTTTATTGTATTAATGCTCTGGGCCTTTAATAATTAGTAGCCCATTATATTTCCACTGTGTTAGTAATAGAGTAGAGGGTCAGGGCATATGAATGCTTACAgctctccagctccagtgtACATGTCTGCGAGTCCAAAGGGAAACGACTGAAATCCATGTTGCATGCAGCAGTAACTGTAACCCTGGGGAATTAAAAGCAGAGTGTGTCAGCTCTTAGCATGTTGCACCAAAGCCTACCAAGTCTCGCTTGGATGGTGTGGGAAAACCCAGTGAGAGCAGATATCTGTGCATGGGGGAGCTTCCTGCCCTCAC
This window encodes:
- the LOC143336459 gene encoding gamma-aminobutyric acid receptor subunit rho-2-like codes for the protein MPCYVRFLLLLLCLILIGECRKHKSRKKRWSAPAETHKPGTPLSKKVSDGTKTRKVKTSHLLRIDEHDFTMRPAFAGPAVPVGVDVQVESLDSISEVDMDFTMTLYLRHYWKDERLAFPSSTNKSMTFDGRLVKKIWVPDVFFVHSKRSFIHDTTTDNIMLRVFPDGHVLYSLRVTVTAACNMDFSRFPLDSQTCTLELESYAYTDEDLMLYWKSGDESLSTDDRISLSQFLIQKFHTTSRLAFYSSTGWYNRLYINFTLRRHIFFFLLQTYFPATLMVMLSWVSFWIDRRAVPARVSLGITTVLTMSTIITGVNASMPRVSYIKAVDIYLWVSFVFVFLSVLEYAAVNYLTTVRDGKDRKLREKVREQSQTLPCTCGMSHARTMMLDGTYSEADANSLAGYTRASMAAEDTSEKQERMVVHLSLDEPTGTKKKGIRGFRIIHNTHAIDTYSRMIFPGAYILFNLIYWCVYC